From the Salmo trutta chromosome 30, fSalTru1.1, whole genome shotgun sequence genome, one window contains:
- the LOC115168401 gene encoding abnormal spindle-like microcephaly-associated protein homolog, which yields MATRMRTVYRVHRMATRRRTVYRVHRMATRRRTIYRVHRMATRRRTIYRVHRMATRRKTVYRVHRMATRMRTIYRVHRMATRMRTIYRVHRMVIRMRTIYRVHRMATRRRTIYRVHRMATRGRTIYRVHRMATRGRTIYRVHRMAIRMRTIYRVHRMATRGRTIYRVHRMATRRRTIYRVHRMATRMRTIYRVHRMATRMRTIYRVHRMATRRRTIYRVHRMVIRRRTIYRVHRMVIRRRTIYRVHRMATRRRTIYRVHRMVIRRRPIYRVHRMATRMRTIYRVHRMATRMRTIYRVHRMATRMRTIYRVHRMATRRRTIYRVHRMATRRRTIYRVHRMVIRRRTIYRVHTMAIRMRTIYRVHRMATRRRTIYRVHRMATRRRTIYRVHRMATRMRTIYRVHRMVIRRRTIYRVHRMVIRRRTVFVGFIKGKHTEHYF from the exons ATGGCTACCAGGATGAGGACTGTTTATAGAGTTCACAGGATGGCTACCAGGAGGAGGACTGTTTATAGAGTTCACAGGATGGCTACCAGGAGGAGGACTATTTATAGAGTTCACAGGATGGCTACCAGGAGGAGGACTATTTATAGAGTTCACAGGATGGCTACCAGGAGGAAGACTGTTTATAGAGTTCACAGGATGGCTACCAGGATGAGGACGATTTATAGAGTTCACAGGATGGCTACCAGGATGAGGACGATTTATAGAGTTCACAGGATGGTTATCAGGATGAGGACGATTTATAGAGTTCACAGGATGGCTACCAGGAGGAGGACTATTTATAGAGTTCACAGGATGGCTACCAGGGGGAGGACTATTTATAGAGTTCACAGGATGGCTACCAGGGGGAGGACTATTTATAGAGTTCACAGGATGGCTATCAGGATGAGGACTATTTATAGAGTTCACAGGATGGCTACCAGGGGGAGGACTATTTATAGAGTTCACAGGATGGCTACCAGGAGGAGGACTATTTATAGAGTTCACAGGATGGCTACCAGGATGAGGACTATTTATAGAGTTCACAGGATGGCTACCAGGATGAGGACTATTTATAGAGTTCACAGGATGGCTACCAGGAGGAGGACTATTTATAGAGTTCACAGGATGGTTATCAGGAGGAGGACTATTTATAGAGTTCACAGGATGGTTATCAGGAGGAGGACTATTTATAGAGTTCACAGGATGGCTACCAGGAGGAGGACTATTTATAGAGTTCACAGGATGGTTATCAGGAGGAGGCCTATTTATAGAGTTCACAGGATGGCTACCAGGATGAGGACTATTTATAGAGTTCACAGGATGGCTACCAGGATGAGGACTATTTATAGAGTTCACAGGATGGCTACCAGGATGAGGACTATTTATAGAGTTCACAGGATGGCTACCAGGAGGAGGACTATTTATAGAGTTCACAGGATGGCTACCAGGAGGAGGACTATTTATAGAGTTCACAGGATGGTTATCAGGAGGAGGACTATTTATAGAGTTCACACGATGGCTATCAGGATGAGGACGATTTATAGAGTTCACAGGATGGCTACCAGGAGGAGGACTATTTATAGAGTTCACAGGATGGCTACCAGGAGGAGGACTATTTATAGAGTTCACAGGATGGCTACCAGGATGAGGACTATTTATAGAGTTCACAGGATGGTTATCAGGAGGAGGACTAT TTATAGAGTTCACAGGATGGTTATCAGGAGGAGGACTGTGTTTGTGGGATTCATCAAAGGGAAACACACAGAACACTATTTTTAA